The genome window TGGCGATCTCAGAAGTGATACGAGGCTTAAAGTTAGCAGGGGCCAGCGTGCCAAACAGATCTGGCAGGCCCGCCGTAGCGTTAGTGGTGTAGCGCAGGTTGCCGGTCTGGGCTACCGCGCTACTCACCAGCAGGGCTAGTAAGAAGAGAGATAAACGTTTTTTCATAGTTACAACAGGTTTTAATCCTTTTGATAATTGACAGCAAAGTTCGGAGGCCAGACTTGGTTTTCTGTTATGGCAGCTTTAAGCTTCCGTTACCGATAAAAAAAAGAGCGGTCTTTCACCGCTCTTCCTTAGCCTGGCCACTGCCAGGCAGGGGTCGTGCAGCTAGTGTTTATTTTTCCCGAGGCTGGGGCTGTAGGTTCATAGAAAAGCCCACGGTCAGGTAGGGTTGCTCAAAGTAGCGGAGGATGGATCGGTCGTCGCCATTGCGCTGGCCCGTGTTGTCGCCATTGGTGTCTTGCACCTGGATGAACTCGGCGTTCAGAATGTTCTGCATACCCACGTTGGCCGAGAACCAGCGGTTGATGTCCTTCCGGAGGGTAAAGTCCAGCAGGTGGCGGGGGGTATTGAAGATGGCGGGGTCGTTTACGTTGCCCACAAAGGCGATGTTTGGGCCCACCACATTGTACTGCACACTGGTACCCAGGCCCAGCTTTTCGTTCTCGTAGTATAGTCCGGCGTTGATCACATAGGGGGCTTGGCCCTGCAGAGGGCGATCGGCATTGTCGCCCAGCAGAGTCTTGAGGGCCTGGTCCTTAATCTCTACACGCGACCGGATAAGGGCGGCATTGCCAATGAGGGAGAAGTTCCTGAACGTAGAGTCGATAAAGCCCAGGTTTTTTCGTATTTCCACCTCTACGCCAAAGCTCTGGGCGCGGTCTGCGTTGATCAGGTTGAATGAGTTCAGCTGGGACCGGGGGTCCAGGAAGTACTCGATGGGGTCGGTAAAGTCTTTATAGAAGCCGCCCAAGGTGATGAGGTCGCCCAGGGTGGGGTAGAATTCGTAGCGAAGCTCGTAGTGGTTGATGGTAGCCGTCTTCAGCGCGGGGTTTCCGGCACGTAGCTGGTTGTACTCAAAAATGTAGAATTCGAAAGGTGCCAGCTCGCGCAGCTCGGGGCGGTTCAGGGTCTTGCTGTAGCTGCCGCGCAGGCTGTGCTGGTCGCTAAAGCGGTAGGTAAGGGTAGCCGTAGGCATCCAGATATCGAAGGGATTATCTACCTTCAGCGGATCACCGCTGGCACCATTGCCTATTTCAGACTCGAGGGTCTGCACGCTGCTTTCGTAGCGTGCGCCGCCAAATACCCTCAGGCGGGCGGTGATGGGCAGGCCTACCGCCAGGTAACCGGCATAGAGTTTTTGGTCGGCGGTATACGAGTCCTGGGGCTGAGTCAGCTCCTCCAGCTGCAGGCCGCCGTTGGCACGGTACTTGTCGGGGGCATAGCCGTAGGCAAACACGTTGGTGCGATACAGCTGGTCTCGCTCCACCCGCAGCTGGCTAAAGTCGCCAAACACATTGTTGGCCCCCGGCCGGTACTGGATGCCCAGCAGGCGCGAGTCGAAGTTCCGGTCTTTGGCCTCGTAGTAGAAGCCATACTTCAGCTCGGCATCGCGCTGCAGAAACTTGAAGGCGGTGGTGAGGTTAACCAGCCCGATGTAGGTATTCTCCGTGTTTTCGGAATAGAAACGGCTGCCGGTTTCGCGCGAGCCTACCTGGGCCGTCGCATTCAGGAAGAAGTCCGTAGAGTCTATCGGGCGTATCAGCACATACTGGCGCCAGTCGGGGATGTTCTTGTTGGCATAATTGTAGGCCGCTGTCCACTCTATCTTGGTGCGCAGAGCCTCACTCAGGTCGTGCTCGCCACTTAGCTGGCCGCTGTAGATGCTGTTGATCTCCTGGCTAAAGGAGTAGCGTGCCTCCTCAGCGGCGTTGTCCTCCAGGTTGCCACCCAGGCGTACCACGGTTTGCTTGGCGTTATTCTGGCTAAAGAGGTTGCGAAAATAAAGCTTGTGGTTCTTTCGCTCATCCAGCACCGCAGACCAGTTGTGCAGAATGCCAATGGAGGTGGTGTGGGTATAATTTTTGTCGTCAAACTCAAATAACTTCCGCTCCGTACCGGCATACTCATCCCGCTCCACATCAAAATACTGGTGGGCGTTGCTATAGCGCAGGATGGTGCTGGTACCGATCAGTGCCTTGCCCACGGGGAAGCGGGTACCATAGCCCATGCTGGCCCGCACATCGGGGCCAATGGTAGATACCTTGGTGTCCAGGTCGTTGCTCAGCTGCTTGCCCAGCTCGGCCCGCTGCGTCGCATTGAAGCCACTGGCGTTGCGCACCGTTCCTTTTTCGGGGAAGCTGCCGGGTAGGTCGTTGTCGCCATTGTAGAGGCCCAGGGCGAAGCCGCCCGGACGGTCGTGGTTCAGTGCCTCCTGGCCAGTGGTGCCAAAGCGCCAGCTGCCAGAGAGGCTGGCTGTTACCGTGTTTTTTTCGGGTACATTCCGGGTATAGATGCGCACAATGCCGCCGCCCATATCTGCATACAGCTCGGGGCTGGGGCTGCGGTACACGGTTATGCGGTCCAGCATACTGCTGGGCACAATGCCAAAGTCAAAAGCCCGGCGATCAGTCTCGGTGCTGGGGGCTATTACGTTGTTCAGCATCACCACATTGTAGCGCTCGCTCAGGCCCCGTATGTTTACAAAGCTGCCGCCCTGTAGCGTAACACCGGATACCCGCCGGATGGCGTCTCCAGCACTACGGTCTTGGCTCAGGTTCATCTGCTGCTGGCTGATGCCGGTTACCACCACATCGCTCATCTTGATGTCGCCTATCAGCGCTACGTCGTTGGTAATAGCCACGCGCTCACCCTTGATGGTGATGGTGCCTATTTCCGCAGCCTGGTCCTGCATTTTCAGGTTCAGCTCTGTAAGCTTTCCCGCACTTACCTGTACGCCCGGAATGGTGTCGGCCAGATAGCCGCCGTATTGAAAAACAAGGGTATAGTTACCGGCAGCCAGGTCGGTTATCGAGTAGTTGCCGTCGAAATCAGACTCGGCACCCTTCGTACTGTTGATCACCCGGATGTATACTCCGATGAGGGGATCTCCGGTACTCTGGTCAGTTACCTGGCCGCGTATGCCGCCCTGTGCATACAGGTGCGAAGAGAGTAGACAGGCTAGTACAGCGAGTAAAATGTAGCGCATGGGGTGTGGTAAGTAGCAGGGTGTACTTTGGCGTGCAAAGTAAATTCATCCCCTACTCCCCTCATACACCCCGGCCGACAGAACAGGCAGGCTTAACAAAATCATAACCCAGCTGCTCTTTTGTCTTAACCTGGTTCAGGCTCGCCTACCTCAGGCTCTGCTGCACAATGTCCAGCACCTGCGCCAGCTCTGGCTTGCCCAGGTAGTAAAACGTGTTCTTGCCCTCGCGTGAAGAGCCCAGCACGCCCTTATCCTTCAAGATGCCCAGGTGGTGAGAAGCAACCGCCTGCTCCAGGCCCAGGGCTCCGTAGATTTGCGTAACGGACATCCGTCCCTCGCGCTTCAGTAGGTACAGGATGGCCATGCGCATAGGATGCGCGATAGCCTTTAGCGTGTTGGCAGCCAGCTCCAGCCCGCGGGCATCCAAGTCATTCTGAAAACCAGTATTATTCTGCATTTCTTTTGTGTGCATGTCTAAAATTCCTCTTTACTATACCAAATTAAGCATCTGTTTGGGAACACATGTAACTATTTAGACTAAACGGTACAAAAAGTCGTTCAAGTTGTCGCTTTAGGCCTGATAGCGGTGAATACTCAGGGTAGGCGCAGGTCCATGCCCTGCTCTACCGCTGGCTTATCGGTGCCCAAAACTCCTGGTATCGCACCCGCAAAGCATTGGGGTTACATTTCTTACAAAGCGGGTGAGTGGGTATAGCCAAGGGGGTAGCCCTGCCGACTAGTCGGGGGCTATCCTTATGCAAAATAGCGCCGCCGGGGGTGCTGCAAGCGGGGCACTAAGCCGGCTGCCCGATCGGCTAGCAAAACCTGGCCAGACCCTGGTTTTGCGCATTCCTGAAGATCCGAAATCCCCCCTGCCTGGATTCGTACGCATCTTCTGCAAAGCAGGTACGCACTTTTGTTGAATTTTCAATCTTGGTCTATTTTTTTGTTAAATGCTTAATGATTATGTGTCTCAGTAAGGCTATATTCGCATAACACAAACCAATTTTCAAT of Bacteroidota bacterium contains these proteins:
- a CDS encoding TonB-dependent receptor, with protein sequence MRYILLAVLACLLSSHLYAQGGIRGQVTDQSTGDPLIGVYIRVINSTKGAESDFDGNYSITDLAAGNYTLVFQYGGYLADTIPGVQVSAGKLTELNLKMQDQAAEIGTITIKGERVAITNDVALIGDIKMSDVVVTGISQQQMNLSQDRSAGDAIRRVSGVTLQGGSFVNIRGLSERYNVVMLNNVIAPSTETDRRAFDFGIVPSSMLDRITVYRSPSPELYADMGGGIVRIYTRNVPEKNTVTASLSGSWRFGTTGQEALNHDRPGGFALGLYNGDNDLPGSFPEKGTVRNASGFNATQRAELGKQLSNDLDTKVSTIGPDVRASMGYGTRFPVGKALIGTSTILRYSNAHQYFDVERDEYAGTERKLFEFDDKNYTHTTSIGILHNWSAVLDERKNHKLYFRNLFSQNNAKQTVVRLGGNLEDNAAEEARYSFSQEINSIYSGQLSGEHDLSEALRTKIEWTAAYNYANKNIPDWRQYVLIRPIDSTDFFLNATAQVGSRETGSRFYSENTENTYIGLVNLTTAFKFLQRDAELKYGFYYEAKDRNFDSRLLGIQYRPGANNVFGDFSQLRVERDQLYRTNVFAYGYAPDKYRANGGLQLEELTQPQDSYTADQKLYAGYLAVGLPITARLRVFGGARYESSVQTLESEIGNGASGDPLKVDNPFDIWMPTATLTYRFSDQHSLRGSYSKTLNRPELRELAPFEFYIFEYNQLRAGNPALKTATINHYELRYEFYPTLGDLITLGGFYKDFTDPIEYFLDPRSQLNSFNLINADRAQSFGVEVEIRKNLGFIDSTFRNFSLIGNAALIRSRVEIKDQALKTLLGDNADRPLQGQAPYVINAGLYYENEKLGLGTSVQYNVVGPNIAFVGNVNDPAIFNTPRHLLDFTLRKDINRWFSANVGMQNILNAEFIQVQDTNGDNTGQRNGDDRSILRYFEQPYLTVGFSMNLQPQPREK
- a CDS encoding metalloregulator ArsR/SmtB family transcription factor is translated as MHTKEMQNNTGFQNDLDARGLELAANTLKAIAHPMRMAILYLLKREGRMSVTQIYGALGLEQAVASHHLGILKDKGVLGSSREGKNTFYYLGKPELAQVLDIVQQSLR